The Peromyscus maniculatus bairdii isolate BWxNUB_F1_BW_parent chromosome 6, HU_Pman_BW_mat_3.1, whole genome shotgun sequence genome has a segment encoding these proteins:
- the LOC102918868 gene encoding uncharacterized protein LOC102918868: MTSVTYDDVHIDFTWEEWTLLDHSQKNLYKDVMQETYRNLTAIGYSWEDHNIEEHCQCSGRHGRYKKCHRGEKPSKYSHCAKPSSYHSHLQKNESIHNGEKPYICIQYGEGFAHNTSLRICKGKHIGKKTNESNQCNNAFTSDGHLRIHKRTHTGEKPYKCNQCGEVSTCLISLQRHEGTHNGEKPYECNRCYKAFEYANNLQVQERTHNREKPYKCDQCDKDFSIQITLQIHKRIHAGEKPYKCNQCGKAFLLGTFLQRHERTHTVEKPYKCNQCDKAFSRVCHLQRHKRTHTGEKPYKCNQCGKGFLQNFNLQVHKRTHSGEKPYKCNQCDKAFSRVSHLQIHKRTHTGEKPYKCNQCDKAFSRVSVLQKHKRTHTREKPYKCNQCDKAFLQHNSLQIHERTHSREKPYKCNQCDKAFLQHNSLQIHERTHSREKPYKCNQCDKAFSQHNSLQIHERTHSGEKPYKCNQCDKAFSGHSNLQMHKRSHSREKPYKCNQCEKAFSQHSHLQIHRRTHSGEKPYKCNQCEKAFSQNNSLQIHRRTHSGEKPYKCNQCEKAFSQHNSLQIHRRTHTGEKPYNCNQCGKAFSGLSNLHTHRRIHSGEKPYECKECGKAFSQHSHLQIHERIHTGEKPYKYNQCNKAFAYANNLRVQERTHTGEKHYKCNQCDKAFSQCSLLRRHERTHTGEKPYKCNQCDKAFTYAFNLRAHKRTHTGEKPYKCSQCCKAFSRHSHLQNHKKTHTREKPYKCNQCDKAFSQPTNLQVHKRTHTEEKPYQFNQCDKVFSGPTNLQMHKGTHAGEKPYKCNQCDKAFSQHSLLQRHKRTHTGEKPYKCNQCDKAFSRQSYLQVHKRTHSGEKPYKCNQCDKVFSRQSYLQVHKRTHSGEKPYKCNQCDKVFSRHSNLRVHKRTHNGEKPYKCNQCGKDFSQKGHLQIHERTHTGEKPYKCNQCNKDFSRHGHLKIHERTHTGEKPYECNQCGKAFSCSSSLRIHERTHTGEKPYTCNLCDKAFLLHSHLQRHERTHTGEKPYECNQCGKAFACASSLQIHKKTHSGERPLNCNQCGKAFACPGSLQIHKRTHSK; the protein is encoded by the exons ACTTCAGTGACCTATGATGATGTGCATATCGACTTCACTTGGGAGGAGTGGACTCTGTTGGATCACtcccagaagaatctctacaaagatgtgatgcaaGAGACATACAGGAACCTCACTGCTATAG GCTACAGTTGGGAAGACcataatattgaagaacattgtcaaTGTTCTGGAAGACatggaag GTACAAAAAATGTCATAGAGGAGAGAAACCCTCCAAATATTCTCATTGTGCAAAACCATCTTCATATCACAGTCATCTTCAGAAGAATGAAAGTATTCataatggagagaaaccctatatttGTATTCAGTATGGTGAAGGCTTTGCACACAACACTAGTCTCAGAATatgtaaaggaaaacatattgGAAAGAAAACCAATGAAAGTAATCAGTGCAATAATGCCTTCACCAGTGATGGTCATCTtcgaatacataaaagaacacatactggagagaaaccatataaatgtaatcaatgtggtgaAGTGAGTACATGTCTCATTAGTCTTCAAAGACATGAAGGAACACataatggagagaaaccctatgaatgtaatagATGTTATAAAGCCTTTGAATATGCCAATAATCTGCAAGTACAAGAGAGAACACATAACAGAGAGAAGCCCTACAAGTGTGATCAATGTGATAAAGACTTTTCAATACAGATTACacttcaaatacataaaagaatacatgctggggagaaaccctacaaatgtaatcaatgtggtaaagcctttttacTAGGTACTTTTCTccaaaggcatgaaagaacacatactgtagagaaaccctacaaatgtaatcaatgtgataaagcatTTTCACGTGTCTGCCATCTCcaaagacataaaagaacacatactggagagaaaccctataaatgtaatcaatgtggtaaaggtTTTTTACAAAACTTTAATCTCcaagtacataaaagaacacattctggagaaaaaccctacaaatgtaatcaatgtgataaagcgtTTTCACGAGTCAGtcatctccaaatacataaaagaacacatactggagagaaaccctacaaatgcaatcaatgtgataaagcgtTTTCACGAGTCAGTGTTctccaaaaacataaaagaacacatactagagagaaaccctacaaatgcaatcaatgtgataaagcctttttaCAACACAATAGTctccaaatacatgaaagaacacattctagagagaaaccctacaaatgcaatcaatgtgataaagcctttttaCAACACAATAGTctccaaatacatgaaagaacacattctagagagaaaccctacaaatgcaatcaatgtgataaagccttttcacaacACAATAGTctccaaatacatgaaagaacacattctggagagaaaccctacaaatgcaatcaatgtgataaagccttttcagGACACAGTaatcttcaaatgcataaaagatcACATTCaagagagaaaccctacaaatgtaatcaatgtgagaAAGCCTTTTCACAACACAGTCATCTCCAAATACATAGAAGAACACATtctggagaaaaaccctacaaatgtaatcaatgtgagaAAGCCTTTTCACAAAACAATAGTCTCCAAATACATAGAAGAACACATtctggagaaaaaccctacaaatgtaatcaatgtgagaAAGCCTTTTCACAACACAATAGTCTCCAAATACAtagaagaacacatactggagagaaaccctacaattgcaatcaatgtggtaaagccttttcaggACTCAGTAATCTTCACACCCATAGAAGGatacattctggagagaaaccctatgaatgcaaagaatgtggtaaagccttttcacaacacagtcatctccaaatacatgaaagaatacatacgggagagaaaccctacaaatatAATCAATGTAATAAAGCCTTTGCATATGCCAATAATCTCAGAGTACAAGAAAGAacacatacaggagagaaacactacaaatgtaatcaatgtgataaagccttttcacaaTGCTCTCTTCTCCgaaggcatgaaagaacacatactggagagaaaccctacaaatgcaatcaatgtgataaagcctttacatacgcctttaatctcagagcacataaaagaacacatactggtgAGAAGCCATACAAATGTAGTCAGTGTTGTAAAGCATTTTCACGACACAGTCATCTCCAAAACCATAAAAAAACACATActagagagaaaccctacaaatgcaatcaatgtgataaagccttttcacaacCCACTAATCTCCAAGTgcacaaaagaacacatactgaagAGAAACCCTACCAAtttaatcaatgtgataaagtcTTTTCAGGACCCACTAATCTCCAAATGCATAAAGGAACAcatgctggagagaagccctacaaatgtaatcaatgtgataaagccttttcacaacACAGTCTTCTCcaaagacataaaagaacacatactggagagaaaccctacaaatgtaatcagtGTGACAAAGCCTTTTCCCGACAAAGTTATCTCCaagtgcataaaagaacacattctggagagaaaccctacaaatgcaaTCAATGTGATAAAGTCTTTTCCCGACAAAGTTATCTCCaagtgcataaaagaacacattctggagagaaaccctacaaatgtaatcaatgtgataaagtcTTTTCACGACACAGTAATCTCCgagtacataaaagaacacataatggagaaaaaccctacaaatgtaatcaatgtggtaaggACTTTTCACAAAAAGGTCATctccaaatacatgaaagaacacatactggagagaaaccctacaaatgtaatcaatgtaatAAAGACTTTTCACGACATGGTCATCTCAAAattcatgaaagaacacatactggagagaaaccctatgaatgtaatcaatgtggtaaagccttttcatgttCCAGTAGTCTGCgaatacatgaaagaacacatactggagagaaaccctacacaTGTAATctatgtgataaagcctttttaCTACATAGTCATCTCCAAAGGCATGAAAGAAcccatacaggagagaaaccctatgaatgtaatcaatgtgggaaagcctttgccTGTGCCAGtagtctccaaatacataaaaaaacacATTCTGGGGAGAGACCCCTTAattgtaatcaatgtggtaaagcctttgcatgtccTGGtagtctccaaatacataaaagaacacattctAAATAG